The following nucleotide sequence is from Thermoanaerobaculia bacterium.
TTTCTTCGGTCACGGAAACCCGATGAACGCGATCGAGGAGAACGCGTGGACGCGCGCGTGGGCGGCGATCGGGAGCGCCCTTCCGCGTCCGGCCGCCGTGCTCGCGATCTCCGCACACTGGTACGTCCCGCAGACGGCGGTCACCGCGATGGAGAGTCCCCGCACAATACACGATTTCGGCGGGTTTCCGCCGGAGCTCTTCGCGGTGCGGTACCCGGCGCCGGGGAGTCCCGCGCTCGCCGAGCGCGTCGCGGATCTCCTGTCGCCGCTTCCCGTCGAGCGCGACCGGCGGTGGGGGCTCGACCACGGCGCCTGGTCGGTCCTGTGCCGCGTCTACCCCGACGCCGACGTCCCCGTGGTCCAGCTGTCGATCGACGAAACCCGGCCACCGATCTTCCACTACGAGGTGGGGAAGCTCCTGGCTCCGCTCCGCGACGAAGGCGTCCTCGTGATCGGCAGCGGAAATCTCGTCCACAACCTGCACGCCTATGCCTGGGGTCGTCATCCGGTCGCCCCGTTCGACTGGGCGGTGCGTTTCGAGGAGCGCGCGCGCCGTCTCCTCCAAGAGGGCGACGACGGCCCGCTCGTCGACTACGAGTCGCTCGGGCCCGACGCCAGGCTCTCGATTCCGACCCCCGACCATTACCTGCCCCTCCTGTACGTGATCGCCCTGCGGCGCCCGGGAGAGAAGGTAACGTTTCCGGTGGAGGGGGTCGATGGGGGATCGATTTCGATGCTGAGCGTCCGCGTCGGCTGACGCACCGTCGGCAGGCGGGGCGATGCATCGAGCCGGGCGGGCGCGTGCCCGCCGGCCGCCGGCACGACGTACGTTCTCAGTACGCCTTAGCCGACGGCCGGCTGCCCGCATCCCGCCGGGCTCGCGCCTCGCCGCGCCTCGATCACCTCGTTGCCATCGCCCTGGCGCCTTCCAGGACCATGTACGCCTTGCCGGCCGGCCGGCCCGCCCGGACCCGTCTTCCAACCCGTCTGGCCGCGCCCTGAGTCTGTCGGGCAGCCGGGGAGACGTGGAGGTGAGGCAACGTCTCGGACGGACGTTGAGGCGCGTCGAGAGCCGAGCGAGACGCGCGTGCAAGCCTAGAAGACGAACATGCCGAGGGCGGCGCCGAACATCAGGAGCGTGGTCAGGCCCACGATCACCCGGCTCGCGACCGAGCTGGGCTGGTGCGCCATCAAAGTCCGATCGGATGCGACGACGAGGACGCCGACGAGCAGGAACGGCGCGAGGATCCCGTTGAGGACCGCGGACCAGAACAGCGTGCGGACGGGGTTCAGCCTCGCGAGGTCCATTCCGATCCCGACCGCCGTCGCCAGCCCCGCCACGAGATAGAACTGTTTCGCGCCCCGGAGCTTCTGATCGAGTCCCTGTCGCCAGCCGAAGGTCTCCGCGAACGCGTACGCGGCCGAACCGGCGAGCGTCGGGATCGCGAGGAATCCGACCCCGAGGATGCCGACGGTGAAGAGCGCTGCCGCGAGCTTTCCGGCGAGCGGAGCGAGCGCCTGGGCCGCTTCCTTCGTCGTCCGGATTTCCGTCGTCCCGTGGACGTGGAGCGTCAGCGCGGTCGTCAGGATCACGAAGAACATCACGAGGTTCGAAGCGAACGTTCCGACCCCCACGTCGATTCGCCGGTCCGTGATCTCGCGGGACGTCGCGCCCTTCCGGCTCACCAGCATCCGCCGCCCCATCGCCTTCTCCTCTTCGACCTCCTGGGAAGCCTGCCAGAAGAAGAGGTAGGGACTGATCGTCGTTCCCAGGATCGCGACGAGGGTCGCCCAGGCTTCCCTCCCTTTCGGCATCGAGGGGACGAACGCGTCCCGCGCGATCGTTGCCCAGTGCGGGTGAACGAGGAACGCGGTGACGACGTAGGCGCCGAGCGCGAGAGCGAGCCACTTGAGCACCGACGCGATCTGCGCGTATCGCAGGCGCACGGTCGCGATCATGATCGCGGCGGCGAACGCCACGACGGCGATATGGGAATTGACGCCCGTCAGCATCTCGGCGGCGTCGGCCATTCCGGCGAGGTCCGCGCCGATGTTGATCGCGTTCGCGGCGAGGAGAGCCACGGCCGCGGCGACGAGGAGCGGCTGCGGAAACTTCTTCCGGAGGGCCCCCGCGAGGCCGCGGCCGGTCACCATCCCGATCCGGGCGCACATCATCTGAACGGCGGCCATCAGAGGCCAGGTGAGGAACGCCGTCCAGAGCAGGCCCGTCCCGAGCTGCGCGCCGGCGATCGAGTAGGTCGCAATCCCCGACGGATCGTCGTCCGCCGCGCCGGTGATCACGCCCGGGCCGAGGGCGGCGGCCACGCGGCGCGGGAGGGACGGGCGTCGGGAGGTCACGACGCGGATGGTAACGCGGCGTTGAAACTCTTCCTCGGGCAGGGACATAATTTCGCCTCCGTTCCCCGACAAGGAGGCCGCATGAACCGGATCGCCGCGCTCTTCGCCGCCGCCCTCTGCCTCGCCGTCCCGGCGGCAGAGCCCGCTCCCGCGCCGCTCCGTGGGGTTCCGCCGGGAGCCGTCTGGATCTGACGTCGAGCGGAACGGCGACCGGGACGGTGACCCTGACGAAGCCGGGCGCTTGACCTACGTCTGTCCGCGCTGCCACGGAGCGCTCTCCTCCGCGGAGGAGGCGCTCGTGTGCGACGCCTGCGCCCGCGCGTATCCGGTCGAGGACGGGATCGCCGATTTCTCCGAAGGGGAGTACTACGACGCGTTCTCGTCGGAGCGCGACGTCACTCCCGTTCTGCTGCAGGGCCTGGAGGACGAAGTCGCCGGGACCCGCGCGCGCGTCGGGAGTTTCTTCCTCCCGCGGCTGCGTTCGCGCTTCGGCCGAGTCGAGGGGCTGCGGATCCTGGACTGCGGGTGCGGCAACGGGCTCGCGACGGACCTGCTCGTCGCGGCGGGCGCCGATGCATGGGGAAACGATTCTTCGAAGCTCCGCCGCTGGCAGTGGCGCGGTCGGGAGAACCCCGCCCGGCTCTGCGTCGCCTCGGGTTCCCGCCTTCCGTTTCCCGCCGCCTCTTTCGACGTCGTCGTGAGCTCCGGCGTCCTCGAGCACGTCGGCGTCGTCGAGACGGCCGGCCCGCCGTACGCCGTCCGTCCCGCTCCGACGCGCGACGACGAGCGCCTGGTGTTTCTCCGCGAGCTCCTGCGGGTCGTCGGGCCTTCGGGAGTCGTGTGGCTCGACTTTCCGAACGGCGCCTTTCCGATCGACTTCTGGCACGGGACCGGAGCGGGCGGCGCGCGCTTCCATTCGACGAGCGAGGGTTTCCTCCCGAAGGTGGGCGAGGTCCGGAAGCTCGTCCGCCGGGTCGATCCCGCTCTTCGGCTCCGCGCCGTCAGCCCTTCCGGGCGCCTCCAGTTCAAGCGCGTGCGGAGGCGCTGGTTCGGCAAGCTCTTTTCTCCCGCGATCGCCGCCTTCTTCTCGGCGATGAAGGTGCCGGGCCTCCGCGGTCTCGCGGCTTCGCCTCTGAATCCCTATCTCGCGCTGGAGATCGAGAATCCGGCCAGGAAGATCAACCCGCCGGGAAGGCGCGACGCGCTCGGTCCGGGGGAGGGCGGCTGAGACGCCTCGGGGTCGGACTCTTCGGGGAGGCCGGAAGAGACGTCCTGGGGGCGTCCCCAGGCCGGAAGGACGGAAATCCGGGCGGACGAGGCCGAAACCGGTACTGATTCCGTCGCCCTTTCTGGTACTTGCTTAAATCTCCGGTTTTCGTCGAATGAGCTGTCGATTCCGCCGGTTCTGGGTCATCGTGAGATCGAGCCGGGAATGGCAGACTCGAAAACGGGGACGACGGAAGAAGGGAGTCGACGATGAGGTTCATGGTGATGGTCAGGGCGACGAAAGAGTCCGAAGTCGTGGGCGCCATGCCGAGCGAGAAGATCCTCGCCGAGATGGGCGCTTTCAACGAGCAGCTCATGAAAGCGGGGGTCCTGCTGGCGGGGGAGGGCTTGCAGCCGAGCGCGAAGGGGGCGCGCGTGAAGTTCTCCGGAACGAAGCGGACGGTCGTCGACGGTCCCTTCCCCGAGACGGACGAGCTGATCGCGGGGTTCTGGATCCTGCAGGTGAAGTCGAAGGACGAGGCGATCGAGTGGGTGATGCGGTGCCCGAATCCGTTCGAGGGGGAGTCGGAGATCGAGATCCGGCAGATCTTCGAGGCGGAGGATTTCGGCGCGGAGTTCACGCCCGAGCTCCGCGAACAGGAAGAGAGAATGCGCAGGGAGATGGAGAAGCGGAAGACGTCGTGAACGCCGGCGCTCGCGCCGGCGCGGGAAGTGGCATTTCTTCGGGAAAGGAGTGAATCGTGAACCTGGAACCGTATCTCGCGTTCAACGGGACGTGCGCGGAGGCCTTTCGGACGTACGAGAAGATCCTCGGGGGAAAGCTCGAGATGATGAAAAACGGCGAGTCGCCGGTCGCGGACCAGACTCCCGCCGATCAGCGCGACCGGATCCTGCACGCGCGGCTCGACCTCGGCGGCGGGGCGGTCGTGATGGGCTCGGATGCTCCGCCCCAGTACTTCACGAAGCCGCAGGGCTTCTCCGTCGCGATCGGCGTGACGAAGACGTCGGAGGGGGAGCGAATCTTCAAGGCGCTCTCCGAAGGCGGCGAAGTGAAGATGCCCTTTGCGAAGACTTTCTGGGCGGAGCGCTTCGGGATGTGCATCGACCGGTTCGGCATCCCCTGGATGGTCAACTGCGAGAAGGAAGGCTGACGCTGCCCGACGTCTTCGGGGGCCGGTGAGGACGCCCCCCGGCCTTTCGCCGTCCTATCGCGCGATCTACCGGGTCGTCGCGAAAATCCCCCGCGGGCGTGTGGCGACGTATGGCCAGGTCGCGCGGCTCGCGGACCTCGAGGGCCACGCCCGGCTCGTCGGCTACGCGCTGCATGCGCTGCCGGACGGCGCCCCCCTCCCCTGGCACCGGGTCGTCAACGCGAAGGGCATGGTCAGCCGGCGGCGGAGCGGCTCGGGGCACGACGTGCTTCAGAGGCGAATGCTGGAGCGCGAAGGCGTCCGGTTCGAAGCCGAGGGGCGGCTCTCGCTCGCGACGTTTCGATGGCAGCCGCGGGTGCGATAATCGTCGGCGTCTCGGGGCGTAGCGCAGCCCGGTAGCGCTCCTGCTTTGGGAGCAGGAGGTCGTCGGTTCAAATCCGACCGCCCCGACCATTTTTTCCAATGGGTTACGACCCCATTCCTCCCGCGCGCGCGAGGGACGAGTTCAAGAAGTCAGGCAAATTGGGGAGTTCGGAGCAGTCCCGCGCTCTGGAACGGCCCTGCAGAACTCTCGCTTCGCGAATTCGAATGCAAACAAGGAGAGCAGTTGAGAGGATTCCTCTTGCAGGAGAGATATAGGGAGTAGCGGTAGCCTGAGATCGGGTCGTGGACTCCTGATTGTGCCGAAGGAGAACTCGAGAAATGGCAAAAGCGCTTCGATTCGTCATCGTCCCGAAAGTCGCGCACCCCTGGTTCGACGAGGTACACAAAGGCGCGCAGGATCAGGCCGAAATCCTGAGCCGTGAGCTTGGTGTCGAAATTGTGGTCGACTATATGCCGCCGTCGATTGCGGACGTCGCCGAGCAGAACGCGATCCTGGAAAAGGCCGCCCGCCGCCGCCCGACCGGCATCGCCGTCGATCCGGTCGACGCGATAGGCCACATGACGGCGATCAACCACATCAGGGATCAGGGGATTCCGGTGGTTCTCTTCGACTCACCATCGCCGGATCCCGGCATCACCTGCGTCGGCAACGACTTTGCCCAGCAGGGAATCGTCGCGGCCGAGCGTCTCGTGAAACTGATCGGGTACGCCGGCAAGGTGGCGGTGATGCAGGGATATCCCACGGCGCCAAACCACAAAGAGCGCTACGAAGCTCAGATGGCCGTCCTGGGGAAATATCCCGGTACATTCATTGTCGACGGCGGCATG
It contains:
- the ygiD gene encoding 4,5-DOPA dioxygenase extradiol, which codes for MPTTMPTLFFGHGNPMNAIEENAWTRAWAAIGSALPRPAAVLAISAHWYVPQTAVTAMESPRTIHDFGGFPPELFAVRYPAPGSPALAERVADLLSPLPVERDRRWGLDHGAWSVLCRVYPDADVPVVQLSIDETRPPIFHYEVGKLLAPLRDEGVLVIGSGNLVHNLHAYAWGRHPVAPFDWAVRFEERARRLLQEGDDGPLVDYESLGPDARLSIPTPDHYLPLLYVIALRRPGEKVTFPVEGVDGGSISMLSVRVG
- a CDS encoding substrate-binding domain-containing protein, with product MAKALRFVIVPKVAHPWFDEVHKGAQDQAEILSRELGVEIVVDYMPPSIADVAEQNAILEKAARRRPTGIAVDPVDAIGHMTAINHIRDQGIPVVLFDSPSPDPGITCVGNDFAQQGIVAAERLVKLIGYAGKVAVMQGYPTAPNHKERYEAQMAVLGKYPGTFIVDGGMDNDDIETARRQALAVLESHPDLSGYLCCDASGPIGIATAIKEAGRVGKVKVVGMDGIKPILDAIKEGVIESSSATIPKMQGSMSVLMLWQASLGVPLPRAVDTGIDVITPENVDEYLAAAV
- a CDS encoding methyltransferase domain-containing protein, which produces MTYVCPRCHGALSSAEEALVCDACARAYPVEDGIADFSEGEYYDAFSSERDVTPVLLQGLEDEVAGTRARVGSFFLPRLRSRFGRVEGLRILDCGCGNGLATDLLVAAGADAWGNDSSKLRRWQWRGRENPARLCVASGSRLPFPAASFDVVVSSGVLEHVGVVETAGPPYAVRPAPTRDDERLVFLRELLRVVGPSGVVWLDFPNGAFPIDFWHGTGAGGARFHSTSEGFLPKVGEVRKLVRRVDPALRLRAVSPSGRLQFKRVRRRWFGKLFSPAIAAFFSAMKVPGLRGLAASPLNPYLALEIENPARKINPPGRRDALGPGEGG
- a CDS encoding YciI family protein, whose amino-acid sequence is MRFMVMVRATKESEVVGAMPSEKILAEMGAFNEQLMKAGVLLAGEGLQPSAKGARVKFSGTKRTVVDGPFPETDELIAGFWILQVKSKDEAIEWVMRCPNPFEGESEIEIRQIFEAEDFGAEFTPELREQEERMRREMEKRKTS
- a CDS encoding Nramp family divalent metal transporter — protein: MTSRRPSLPRRVAAALGPGVITGAADDDPSGIATYSIAGAQLGTGLLWTAFLTWPLMAAVQMMCARIGMVTGRGLAGALRKKFPQPLLVAAAVALLAANAINIGADLAGMADAAEMLTGVNSHIAVVAFAAAIMIATVRLRYAQIASVLKWLALALGAYVVTAFLVHPHWATIARDAFVPSMPKGREAWATLVAILGTTISPYLFFWQASQEVEEEKAMGRRMLVSRKGATSREITDRRIDVGVGTFASNLVMFFVILTTALTLHVHGTTEIRTTKEAAQALAPLAGKLAAALFTVGILGVGFLAIPTLAGSAAYAFAETFGWRQGLDQKLRGAKQFYLVAGLATAVGIGMDLARLNPVRTLFWSAVLNGILAPFLLVGVLVVASDRTLMAHQPSSVASRVIVGLTTLLMFGAALGMFVF
- a CDS encoding MGMT family protein, yielding MRTPPGLSPSYRAIYRVVAKIPRGRVATYGQVARLADLEGHARLVGYALHALPDGAPLPWHRVVNAKGMVSRRRSGSGHDVLQRRMLEREGVRFEAEGRLSLATFRWQPRVR
- a CDS encoding VOC family protein, whose translation is MNLEPYLAFNGTCAEAFRTYEKILGGKLEMMKNGESPVADQTPADQRDRILHARLDLGGGAVVMGSDAPPQYFTKPQGFSVAIGVTKTSEGERIFKALSEGGEVKMPFAKTFWAERFGMCIDRFGIPWMVNCEKEG